A portion of the Methylobacterium currus genome contains these proteins:
- a CDS encoding DUF6212 domain-containing protein, producing MQASNQGNLAPVLAKPIARTSSSVSASKSQYAFIILDRVLEKAKMPKESIHHVVLSEQQIAALRGFEVSDVAQESDGRFLARPVVGVVLDHDFINAHPMAIAKLRQIAPRIDGSDPIYDLSADPAGLLDWQLSRAFGLSGRFLADLGAGHLEIGRLQQMMQEHLEALQEAQRVVHEAVPPQPRLGVFLPPGSTSLQPSDLRDVVSISQNSKREFRAVHAFEIHVAEPNRDPSPVVVIRLLAAHSRGVLGTWTVPAHTLDVGWNRFDCPFMPRPLDEPVLIEIRWEPDAAPRFALSLGEITADPRLGLVRSDGTVDDRSLAVRIYTGAPGLRLPFQGWGRLPDGYPAAERPSQVIIDELLPTVEYFGGLEEPRAELLRYVDERAGLFLHPSAEGTHVAVIRNVRIDDVRAITADVTLAHDLAAPTEFGLFAAPVDMPLTLKQPSPKSHQPKWLRVGNPRRKSENDAVHDNFHANATWLRLKAREQGQLVFEPTDTLGDSFNIYLATRQTGGGTNHAMAHFLHLVAIREKRQA from the coding sequence ATGCAAGCAAGTAATCAGGGCAATCTCGCCCCTGTGCTGGCGAAACCAATCGCGCGCACCTCTTCATCGGTTTCAGCTTCGAAGTCGCAATATGCCTTCATCATACTCGATCGAGTATTGGAGAAGGCGAAGATGCCAAAGGAGAGCATACACCACGTCGTCCTGTCCGAGCAGCAGATCGCTGCGCTACGTGGCTTCGAAGTTTCCGACGTGGCGCAGGAGTCGGACGGACGTTTCCTGGCCCGCCCCGTCGTCGGAGTGGTCCTAGATCATGACTTCATCAATGCCCATCCGATGGCGATCGCCAAGTTGAGACAGATCGCGCCGCGCATCGACGGATCTGACCCGATCTACGACTTGTCTGCCGATCCCGCAGGATTGCTAGATTGGCAACTGAGCCGCGCCTTTGGGCTGTCCGGGCGCTTCCTGGCAGACCTCGGGGCTGGGCACCTCGAGATCGGCCGGCTTCAGCAAATGATGCAGGAGCACCTCGAAGCGCTGCAGGAAGCGCAGCGTGTCGTTCACGAGGCGGTCCCGCCGCAGCCACGCCTGGGCGTGTTTCTGCCTCCCGGCAGCACCTCTCTGCAGCCGTCGGACCTGCGGGACGTGGTGAGCATCAGCCAGAACTCCAAACGGGAGTTTCGAGCGGTGCATGCCTTCGAGATCCACGTGGCTGAGCCCAATCGCGACCCTTCACCGGTGGTCGTGATCCGCCTGCTCGCAGCTCATTCCCGGGGGGTTCTAGGAACTTGGACGGTCCCGGCGCACACCCTGGATGTCGGGTGGAACCGGTTCGACTGCCCGTTCATGCCGCGCCCCCTGGACGAGCCGGTACTGATTGAAATTCGGTGGGAGCCCGATGCTGCGCCCCGGTTCGCTCTCAGCCTTGGCGAAATAACTGCCGATCCGCGGCTGGGCCTCGTTCGCTCCGATGGCACCGTGGACGATCGATCACTGGCCGTCCGTATCTACACTGGCGCACCAGGCCTGCGCCTGCCATTCCAGGGCTGGGGCAGGCTACCGGACGGATACCCGGCTGCTGAGCGGCCGAGCCAAGTTATCATCGATGAGCTGCTCCCCACCGTCGAGTACTTCGGTGGCCTGGAGGAGCCGCGAGCGGAGCTGCTGCGCTACGTCGACGAGCGTGCCGGCCTCTTTCTGCACCCGTCTGCCGAAGGCACTCATGTCGCGGTGATCCGCAACGTGCGGATCGACGACGTTCGCGCTATCACGGCCGACGTGACGCTCGCCCACGACCTCGCCGCTCCAACGGAATTTGGCCTGTTCGCCGCGCCCGTCGATATGCCGCTGACGCTCAAGCAGCCGTCGCCAAAATCCCATCAACCGAAATGGCTGCGCGTCGGCAACCCACGACGCAAGAGCGAGAATGACGCAGTACATGACAACTTCCACGCGAATGCAACTTGGCTTCGGTTGAAGGCGCGCGAGCAGGGTCAGCTCGTCTTCGAGCCGACCGACACCCTCGGTGACAGCTTCAACATCTACCTTGCAACGCGCCAGACCGGCGGTGGCACCAACCACGCCATGGCACACTTTCTTCACCTCGTCGCCATCCGCGAGAAGAGGCAGGCATGA